The Deltaproteobacteria bacterium genome segment GACACGCTGTTGGCCACACGGTACTGATTGAAGAGCGCCGGGGCGTGATGTTTTCGGCCGACCATCTGCTGCCGGACATTTCTCCGGTACCGCTGCTCAACTTCATCGATCCGGACAAGAAGGAAAAAACCCGGTCGCTCGTCGACTATGTGAAATCGCTCTACAAGGTGAGAAATCTCGCCGTCACGGTGGCACTTCCCTCACATGGAGAACCGATACCTGACATCCGGGCACTGATCGACAGCTACGCACTCCACCGGAACCGGCGATATCTCAAGATACGGAACATCATCGAAGAGCATGGACCGATGACAGCCTATCAGGTGTCCGAGCATGTGTTTGATCCGAACCGGGCACGAATGCTGATGCATCTCACCATGAGCGAGACGATCGGTTTTCTTGAGTTGATGGATGCCGACGGGCTTCTGCGGATTGAAAAACGGGATGGGCTTCTGTACTATTCGATCGCACCGGATACGGACTGATTTCAGGGAAAAGACAGGTGTCAGCTCATGCGGATTGCCAAAATCAGGGAACTCGAAGGTGCCAGTCCGGTTTCATACGAGGATGCAGCAGCGCAGGTGATTCGGCGTGCTTCAAAGACCGTTACCGGCATTACCGGCTTCCAGGTGCTCAAGAAGCTTGCGGTGGTCGAAAAGGGAAAGATCGTCGAATACCGGGTTCGCATGGGACTTATTTTTGAACTGGCACCGAATCTTGAATCGCACTGGTAGTTTGCAGCGGAATCTTGAAGGGACACAGTAAATGGCCATCTCCAGCGTGACAGAAGTGATCGGTGCCAGTTCGAAGGGCTGGCAGGATGCAAGCGAAAAGGCACTTGAGCGGGCGAACCAGACTCTGCGCAATATAGTTGGGTTTGAGGTCGTTTCTGAGAAAGCCAAGGTCGAAAACGGCAAGATCCGTGAATACCGCGTTCAGCTCAAGATCACATTCATTCTTGAAGACAAGAAGAAGTAGATAATTCGCTCCGTGTGCTTAAGGACCATCCCCTGCCGTTCTATGATACGGCGGGGAGGATGCATATGGCCCGGCTGGAAAAACAGGTTGTCCTCATCACGGGGTGCTCAAGCGGAATTGGCAGGGCGCTGGCTCTTGAGTTTCATGCGCACGGACACCGGGTATTTGCTACTGCCCGCAAGCTGACATCCCTGACGGAACTTGAGACAGCCGGAATGGAAATCCGGCAACTGGATGTGACAAATTCTCAATCCATACGCTCTGCGGTCAACTCTGTCGTGCAGGAAACCGGCCGGCTCGATATAGTGGTAAACAATGCGGGGATACTCGTCGTGGGGCCGCTGGCTGAAATTTCCATTGATGATTTCCGGGCCGAATTCGAGACCAACGTTACGGGTGCGCTTGCTGTTGTCCAGGCTGCTGTAGTGCATATGCACCGCCAGGGTGGAGGACGCATAGTGAACGTTGGCAGCGTATCGGCCGAGCTGGCAACGCCATTTTCAGGCGCGTACTGTGCGAGCAAAGCGGCGCTGCATACATTAACGGATGTTTTGCGAATCGAACTGGAACCATTTGGAATAGAGACCATTCTGGTTGCTCCCGGAGCGGTGAAATCATCAATCGATACGGGCGCTCGGCGCTATGCGGAAAAATATCGTTCAGCAGAATCGATTTATCATCCGGTGTCGAAACAGATCGAACGGCGCGCCGGGGCTTCGCAGGAGCGTCCAATGACGGCCGAAGCATTCGCCCGCAGATTTGTGCAGATGGTAACGGCGGCAAAAGCTCCACGCATGGTTCGTATTGGGCGTGAAGCGTGGATATTCCCCGTTGTGAAGGCAGGTCTTCCTGCCGGCACCAGGGACCGGTTGCTGTCACGGGCATTCGGACTGGGGAAACTCAAAGGGCAGGTTCCCCGGCGGTGAATCCGGAAGGTGGAAGACTCGGCAGCAGCCCGCCGGTGATCCGGCTGGTCAATGTCACTAAACGATTCGGCCGCAAGGCGGCGCTGGACAAGGTTTCGCTGGAGCTGGGAGCGGGCGAAGTGGTTGGCGTTTTGGGGCCGAATGGTGCCGGCAAAAGCACTCTGCTCAAGCTTGTGACAGGAATTTATGCTCCTTTGGAGGGCAAGATCGAGATTTTTGGCCTCGATCGGTACCGTGACGGAAAAAAAATCCGTCAGAGGGTTTCCTATGTTCCGGACAATCCTTACCTGCCACCACAATTCTCCCCGCGCCAGTGGATTGATCTGGTGGGACGTATTTACCGGGTAGCCTCAGAAATCCGCCTTAAGCGGCTGGACGAGCTGCTGGATCTTTTCTCCCTGAAGGAGGTTGCCGACAAACCGCTCCAGGCCGTGTCAAATGGCCAGTACAAAAAGACGGCCCTGGCCGGGGGCTTCATGAGTGGTTGTGAGCTGCTCGTATTCGATGAGCCATTTACAGGGGAGATTGACCCGCCCGCTCAGCTCGCGTTCAAGGAGCTTGTTCGTTCCTGGAACGGGTTTCCGGGCCACCTTGTGCTTCTGACTACCCAGATTGTCGATCAGGCTGAAAAGCTTTGTGACCGGATTCTGCTCATTCACGATGGGCATATAGTTGCTGGCGATCTTACAGCTTCGTTCCGTGAGCGTTTCGGCGGCCGCAGCCTGGAAGAAATCCTCCTCGATTTTTCCGGAGTTACGGTGAAACCGGAAGATTTTGTCCAGAATGTGTTTGGAGTGCTGCCGAAGGGAGAGGCCTGAGTGTGCTGACCGGTATTGGCTTGCCAAAAACCGGACC includes the following:
- a CDS encoding dodecin domain-containing protein — its product is MRIAKIRELEGASPVSYEDAAAQVIRRASKTVTGITGFQVLKKLAVVEKGKIVEYRVRMGLIFELAPNLESHW
- a CDS encoding dodecin domain-containing protein, with the translated sequence MAISSVTEVIGASSKGWQDASEKALERANQTLRNIVGFEVVSEKAKVENGKIREYRVQLKITFILEDKKK
- a CDS encoding SDR family NAD(P)-dependent oxidoreductase, which encodes MARLEKQVVLITGCSSGIGRALALEFHAHGHRVFATARKLTSLTELETAGMEIRQLDVTNSQSIRSAVNSVVQETGRLDIVVNNAGILVVGPLAEISIDDFRAEFETNVTGALAVVQAAVVHMHRQGGGRIVNVGSVSAELATPFSGAYCASKAALHTLTDVLRIELEPFGIETILVAPGAVKSSIDTGARRYAEKYRSAESIYHPVSKQIERRAGASQERPMTAEAFARRFVQMVTAAKAPRMVRIGREAWIFPVVKAGLPAGTRDRLLSRAFGLGKLKGQVPRR
- a CDS encoding ABC transporter ATP-binding protein yields the protein MNPEGGRLGSSPPVIRLVNVTKRFGRKAALDKVSLELGAGEVVGVLGPNGAGKSTLLKLVTGIYAPLEGKIEIFGLDRYRDGKKIRQRVSYVPDNPYLPPQFSPRQWIDLVGRIYRVASEIRLKRLDELLDLFSLKEVADKPLQAVSNGQYKKTALAGGFMSGCELLVFDEPFTGEIDPPAQLAFKELVRSWNGFPGHLVLLTTQIVDQAEKLCDRILLIHDGHIVAGDLTASFRERFGGRSLEEILLDFSGVTVKPEDFVQNVFGVLPKGEA